TGGGTTGATGAGCAACGGCCACAACAGTGGTAGGCGCGCATGTGGGCGGCGGACATAGCCGTTCGCAAGCGGAGAAGTGCGTTGGATCACGAGCTGCGTTCCCAATTGGCGGGCGAAGCCCATACGCGTCCCACTGTGCCCGTTACGGCGCCGGCCCTCATTCTGCATGACGCCAGGCTTCACGACGACGGCGGTAAAGCCTCTCGCGCCTACGCCGAAGCGACCGCTCTGGCGCTTGGACTGGGGGCGCTCAATCCCACTGCCGATCACCTCTTGGTCAATACGCCCAGCGGCGTTTTGAAGTGGGAGCGTCATGGCGAGTTCTCGACCTGGACCTTGGCTCAGAGTGGAAACTTCGATCCGTTGGCGCCAATCCAAGCATCATCCGTCCTCGCCAACGCGCCAGGCAAGCGATTTGTCGCCGCCGCAGTGTTCGTCAACACCGAAGCGCCGCAGCCCGAAGACCTTGGCCGCTCGCTTGGACAAGAGAGTGCTGAAAATGAACATGTCGGATCCCTGCTCTCGGGCGGACGCGCTGGCGTCTGGACCAACTTCCGACTCGGTGAGGATGGTTGGACGCGCATTCATTTCATGCAGCGCGACATGAATCAGTTTCGTGCCGGTCGCGCAATTCGGCGACTGCTCGAAATCGAAGTGTACCGCATGGCCGCGCTGTTCGCCCTGCCGCTCGCCAAGCAATTTCAACGAGAGATCGATGAACTGGAACGGCGCGTTGGCGAGGCGATTGCGGACACTCAAAAGTCCGAAGCAGAAACTTTGGACAATTTAGTCGACGCCGCACGCGACATTGAGCGCATTGCGCAAGGCACGGCGTTTCGATTCGGCGCAGCGAATGCGTACCGGCGTATTGTCGAGCAACGCTTGAGGGAATTGCGCGAAGAGCGGATCGAGGGATTGCAGCGCGTGTCCACATTCATAGAACGACGCTTTGTTCCAGCAATGGATACCTGCGCCACGACGCAGTCGCGGCTCACAACTCTGGCGGCGCGAGTCGAACGCACGGCAAGTCTCTTGCGCACGCGCGTTGATATCGAGATGGCCAAACAGAACCAGCTGCAACTCACGTCGATGAATGAAAACGCAAAAGCCCAATTGCGCCTGCAGCGCGCAGTTGAAGGCTTTTCCGTGGCCGCCATTGCCTATTACGCATATTCATTGGCGATGGCGGTGACCACACCGCTCAACCATTGGGCCGGCATCGCCAGCAGCGATATCCATAAAATGGCGTTGGCGATCATCACCGTCGCCATTGTTTGGTTGACGCTGAAACACTTCCGAGAGCGTATGTAGAGGCCTCTAAAGGGCGCTCCATGCGAACACTCTCATGAATCCAGGCACGATGATTAGTCGTGTGATGGTTTCGAAACTCTTCGCGCCGTCGCCCTTCCATGATGCCGATCGTCGGTTTGTGCGGAATTGGACCACCATGCTGAGAAACCCCAGTTAGGTTGGACAGCGCCCCGATAACCCATTGGAATTGTTGGAGCACCCGCGAGAGCAGTTTGACAGGCTGCCACCTTGAAGGCGTCAGCCCTGCTCATCCGTTCTGTCGGGCCCACCAATTTCGTCGACTTGTCGCACCTGCGAACACGGTGCGCTTTCCGCACCGACAACATTGCGCATCTCCGCCGATGGGGTCTCTACTCTCTCCCATACAAAACAGGAGAGGCGCGATGCATGATCTGGTCATCCGCAACGGGACGGTCGTCGATGGGACGGGCGCGCCGCGATTTGTTGCTGACGTGGCTGTCGATGGCGGCTTGATCACAGCGATTGGGCCCAACCTGCCGCGCGGCAAACAAGAGATCGATGCAACCGGCAAGATCGTGGCGCCAGGCTGGGTCGATATCCACACGCATTATGACGGCCAAGCCACCTGGGATCAGGAGATGGCCCCCTCGTCCTGGCACGGTGTCACCACCGTGGTAATGGGCAATTGCGGCGTCGGCTTCGCACCGGCGAAGCCCGACAAGCACGATTGGCTGATCGGCTTGATGGAAGGCGTGGAAGATATTCCAGGCACGGCGCTGGCCGAGGGCCTGACGTGGAATTGGGAAAGCTTCCCCGAATACCTCGACGAATTGGAGCGCCTGCCGCGCACGATTGATATCGGCACGCA
This is a stretch of genomic DNA from Vitreimonas flagellata. It encodes these proteins:
- a CDS encoding DUF3422 domain-containing protein; the protein is MDHELRSQLAGEAHTRPTVPVTAPALILHDARLHDDGGKASRAYAEATALALGLGALNPTADHLLVNTPSGVLKWERHGEFSTWTLAQSGNFDPLAPIQASSVLANAPGKRFVAAAVFVNTEAPQPEDLGRSLGQESAENEHVGSLLSGGRAGVWTNFRLGEDGWTRIHFMQRDMNQFRAGRAIRRLLEIEVYRMAALFALPLAKQFQREIDELERRVGEAIADTQKSEAETLDNLVDAARDIERIAQGTAFRFGAANAYRRIVEQRLRELREERIEGLQRVSTFIERRFVPAMDTCATTQSRLTTLAARVERTASLLRTRVDIEMAKQNQLQLTSMNENAKAQLRLQRAVEGFSVAAIAYYAYSLAMAVTTPLNHWAGIASSDIHKMALAIITVAIVWLTLKHFRERM